A region of the Neomicrococcus lactis genome:
TTTGCCGATGCTGTGTCACCGTCCTTCTTGGAGATTTCGGTAACCACCCCAACGGCTTGGTTGACGCCTACTTCTTGCGACTCCCACGCCACGTGCATTGGCAACAAGACCGCTGAGCCAACGCTACCTTGCTGGACCGTGACTGTTGCTTGATCTGCAGTGTTTGCTGTCCTGTCTGAACCGAAGACTTGTTGGAGAGACCAGCCTCCTAACAAACCCAGCGCTAAGAGCGATACAGAAAAAAACGCCGTCGTAGCCCAACGTGAGGGGAATTTACGCAAGGTTAACCCCAAAACTCATCCTGAGAAATGGGGCAAGCTAAGTATGCTTTTTCCTGCTGTTCGGTAGAGAGTAGCTCATGTGGCGTGGAATTGAGCGTCTTATCGCGAAACTTGTCTCGAAAGCTTGCCTCAGTGAGACGGCTACCCACGTCGTATCCCTGACCAGCTAAGCAATCCCAGCGTTCTATCCATTTTCTATAGAAAGCCGAAACTTCTGCGTCGGTGTCTACCACCGGACGCGGGGCAAGTTCATTCGTGCATTCTTGCATTGCGTCAAAAAACGCTTTTGACTCTTCCCGCGTATTAATTCCGACGGGTACAACGACTGACTCGGGGCGACCTTTAGCGTCCCCCGCTGACACTTCATACCCCTTGCCACGTAAGCATTGCTCAAAATCAGCCTGGTACTCGACGGCGGATCCGGTGAATTCAGCGTCACGTATCGTGGTGGACTGGGCAGGAGCGCAAGCTGCGATGCCAAAGGTGAATAAAGTGGCGAGAATCACCCCGGTCAAATTTGGCGATTTCAAAATTGGAATCATCCGAAAGTTTGGCAATAGCCAGAAGTGTAAGCGTTGTCGATGGCCGTTGAAGAATAGACCTCCCAGTATCCTCCGCGCACCGGAACGGAGACTGCCTTCATGGACGCGAACAGAATGGCAACTGTGGAATTAGCGGGTCGCTTTTTCACTGAGGCCTCCATGAATCTCCAGGAAATTACATTGTGATTGGAATCATACACATAGTTCCAGAAGAAAGGTCGAGGGTTTGATTATTCATTGCAAAACCAATCCGATTAGCACACAGTAGATCAATGGTTGACTGGCGAGTCTCTCATAGTTCGGAAGTTATAGGACACTGAGAGTCGGGGCCAGATTGCGACTCGAAAGACGGACAATCTGACACGCTCCACCCAGTCCAGGGTCGCGATTTCGACGACCTGCGTTGATGGCCATATATTCGGGCGTGAATGATTTCAGTCTTATAGAGTCCATTAACTGTTTCCGCTAACGCGTTATCGTACGAGTCTGGCACCGTTCCTACGGGCGCAGAAACCTGGTGTTGGGCAAGCGCCTCAGAATAGGTCACAGACACGTATTGAGTGCCCCTATCCGAATGATGAATCAGTTGACCGTCTCCACGCCGGTGCGCACCAGTATTTACGAGAGCATGTTCTAGAGCTTGAAGAGGCAACGATGCCGTCGTCAGTGATGAAGAAACGGACCACCCCACGATCTTGCGAGTGAACACATCAGTGACAAACGCAGTGTAAGCAAACCCAGCGAGAGTTTGCACGTACATCACGTCCGCAACCCATAAACGATGGGGGCCTAACGCCGTAAAGTCACGCTTCACCAAGTCCGGACGATTATCAAGCGTGGCCGCGGACGTGGTGGTGGTGATTGTCCGGCGACCGCGTTGAACTCCACGAACCTGGGCCAGTTTCATCAATCACGCAGTTTGATCGCGTCCAATGTCCCAGCCGGCTCGCCGCATCGCGTGCATCATTTTTCGGTGCCCGTAGACACTGTGGTTCTCGGCATGAACGCGTTTGATTTCCTTGATAAGAAACTCATCTCGCTGCGCACGCGACGAGACAGGACGGCTTTTAGCGGCCCGATAACCGCGAGAGCTGATAAATCCACACTCCGTGGCACCGAGCGTGCGACAGATGGCCTCGACCCCGAAACGGTCACGATACATATCAATGAACCTGATCATCTCGTCGTAGGGGCGCCTCGAGTTCCACTTACGAAAAAAGCCGATGCTTTTCTCAAGATTTCATTCGCTCGTCACGCTTCAGTGAGTGGAAGTTCACGACGCGCCCAACAGTTGTAGCCAACGCCTTCTGAATTATTTTCAATTAGCGACATTATGCTGAAAGAGGAAATTCCGCTCTTTCGGATTCTGGCCAACCCTCGAAGTTCACGCAGGAAGTTACTAACCGACAAGCTTCGGCTCGACCATAAAGAAGCAGAACAAGACGAGATACGGTTCACCGATGACGATCAGGCAATGGGAAGCCCCTGGGATCATGTCAAGTAAAGGTTCAGTGAAGATAATTAAAAGTCTCTATTGGATCTAGCCAGCGTATCTTGAGGCTGAATAAGAGCCCGAGGAGTTCATCAAAATACTCCATGTCCCAAATTCCTTCTAAGTCTTCTGTCACAGATCTCAGACTGAATGGCAAGTCGAACTCTGTTACGACTCTAACCTCAACTCCGCTAGGTTTCTTAGACTTTTGATTAAAATAAACATCGCACAGACAATACGCCGTTTTGCCACCATCGAATTCATAAACTCCAACAAATTCGCTTCGGCCTTGTTTCATTGCAGCTAAGGTCGGACCCCATCCACCGAACGGCTCACCAGCCCTCTTAAGACTAAGCGAATTTCTTAAAATACTACGTGTTCTCCGAGACAAAAAGGCCAAGACTACCACTACCTATCGCGATAATTCAGGCGGACATTGACATATGTGGATTTTCCGTTTTTGCTCACGCCTTTATCCCGACTCTGAGGTTTGACGAGTAGCCTTGGCTACTATTTCTTTTGGCCGATCGATACTCCCGATTGTTATTGGTGTTCTTGATTCACCGAGCACCATTTTTGGCACGCTCCCGAAACACTGTGTCGTACCTCACTGCGTTGGGCATAACTCATTCTCCAATCAATCATGAGTGCCTACAAAGCCCAACACGGTTCACCTAGCTAGAACGACTATCACGTACAGTATGGGACCAAAAAAGACACACAGGAAAATTAGGATTGTCGCCAAGAGATAACTTCGTCCCTCTTGCTTCACTACCACCCAGGCATAAACCTTGCTGTCAAACTCCTTCTTCGGGAAAACGAGCACTCGTTTCGAGAAATAAATGACCACGAGGCTCGTATAAATATGATGCGCCCATCCGATCCAGCGAAGTGATGGATCGGTAATTTTGATACTTGCACCATAGGACATTCCTGCCAAAATAGCCAAGAAGAATACAGTATAAGAAAATATTTGAATCGCATTTAAAATGCCATTACGTCTGTCAAAAACTATGATGGCGATGAGTGAACTGATCAATATGCAAGCCACTAGTGCACCGGAAATTAGGGGAAGAAACTCCTGCCATCCCACAATGCGTTCCACTGTTTCTCACCGTCCCTTCTGGGCACGTTTCTCGGCTTCGATTTACGCTACGTCAGGGTTCCGACGGAATAAGACACGGCTCCAGACCCAACTGCCGACCACGTATCGGCCCGATCCTGTGTTGTATTTCACTCCACAGGCCGTTGCTCATTCTCTTATCAATCATGAGAGTCCACCAAACCCAGCAAGGTTTTTGAAGGCTGAGGACAGTCGCTTCCACCCCCAGTCCGAGGACTTAGCCCGCCAAGCGTCGGGCCCGCTTCAACACCACTTCATCCACCATTTCGCCCTCAAAACGAAAAGCCCCCAGCTCATTCTTCGCAGCATCCAAGACCCGGTACGCCCACTCGCGCTGCTCACGGCTCGGCCGAAACCCGTCACGAATCACTGCTACCTGTCCAGGGTGAATACACGCTTTCGCCACATACCCCGTCGCAAAAGCATCCCGGCTCTCCCCCAAAAGTCGCTCATGATCAGCAATATCGAGCACCACAGAATCAATGGACTCCTTACCGAACGCTCGAGCCGCCACATGAACCGCAGCGCGACCATAACGAATAACGCCACGGAAGCGGCCGTCGTCGTACTGGGAAGAAAACCCGCCCAACGACGCCACCAAATCCTCCGAACCCCACATCAACGCCGCCACGTTCTCCGCCTGCGCAATTTCCTGCGCCCGCGTCACACCCAACGCGGTCTCGCACAACGCCACCACCGAAAATCCAGCCAACAATTGTGTTTGCGCAGCCGATTCCGTCTTCGCCAGCATCACCCACCGATACTGCGTGCGACGCAACGCATCAAGATCCTTCTCAAAATCGTCCGAGCCCACGGGATTCACCCGCACCACCGTGCGCTCCGGATCCAACGGAGTAGACACCACGTGCTCTCGGGCAGCACCACGCGCTTCCGGAAGCACCGCATCTTCCAGATCAATAATCACGGCATCCGCACGCTCCGCGGCCTTCGTGAAACGCTCCGGACGGTCCGCCGGCACAAACAACATCGCCGGACCCAACGAGAACTTAGAACTCATGACCCCTCCGCTTTCGGCTCCGCACCCATAATCGAAGCCTCATGCGCAGCCTTCGTCCACATCAAACACACCCGGCTAGCTTTCGCCACCACGTCCCCGTGCTGATTGAACCCCGTGTGAGCTAACGTGGCGATCCCCTGGCCCGGGCGCGAAGACGACTCCCGCAACGCCACCACCTCAGTCTGCGTGGTCAGCGTGTCCCCATGAAACAGCGGATGAGGGAACGCAATGTCCTGCAAACCCAGTTGCGCCACCAAAGTTCCTTGCGTCACCTGACCCACGGACTGCCCCACCATGACAGAAAGCGTCATCATAGAATTGATGAGCCGCTGACCGAAGGGTTGGTGCTCGGCGTATGCGGCATCCAAGTGGAGCGCTTGCGTGTTCATAGTCAGCGTGGTGAACAGGACATTGTCCGCTTCCGTGAGCGTGCGCCCCGGCTGATGGACGAACACGTCCCCCACCACCAACTCATCAAAATACAAGCCGCGCTGCACAAAACGCTGCGGTTCCCGTGGGTGTGGCGCGCTCATATTAGAGCCCCAGCTCGCGGGAGATCAGCATGAGCTGCACTTCGGTAGTGCCCTCGCCAATCTCAAGAATCTTGGAATCGCGATAGTGGCGGGACACCACAAATTCGTTCATGAATCCGTAACCACCAAACACTTGGGTGGCGTCACGCGCGTTGTCCATGGCGGCCTCGCCGGCCACGAGCTTGGCGATGGCGGCTTCCGTTTTGAACGGCTTGCCGGCCAGCATCTTGGACGCGGCGGCGTAGTAGGCCAAGCGAGCACTGTGAGCGCGCGTCTGCATGCGCGCAATCTTGAACTGAATGGCCTGGTACTCACCGATGTTCCGGCCAAACGCTTGACGCTGCTTGGCATACTTCACGGACTCATCCACGCAACCCTGCGCGGCCCCCGTGGCAAGGGCGGCAATCGCGATGCGCCCCTCGTCAAGAATGGACAGGAAATTCGCGTAGCCGCGGCCGCGTTCGCCCAGCAGGTTTTCTTCCGGAACCGTGACATTGCTGAAGCTCAGCGGGTGGGTGTCCGAGGCGTTCCAGCCCACTTTGTTGTACGCCTTTTCCGCGGTGAACCCTGGCGTATTGGTGGGTACCAAGATGGTGGAGATTTCCTTCTTGGGCTTGCCGTCTTTGCCGATGGTCTCGCCAGTGACAGCAGTTGCGGTTACCAGCTTGGTGATGTCCGTACCGGAGTTGGTGATGAACTCCTTGCGGCCATTGATCACCCAATTTCCGTCCCGCAATACCGCTGTAGTCTTGGTGCCGCCCGCGTCAGAGCCCGCTTCTGGTTCCGTCAGTCCGAAGCCCGCGAGCGCCTTCGCTGACGTAAGCTGCGGGAGCCATTCTTCTTTTTGCTCTTGCGTGCCGAACCGGTACACCGGCATGGCTCCGAGGGAGACTCCGGCTTCGAGGGTGATGGCCACGGATTGGTCCACGCGGCCCAGTTGCTCGAGCGCGAGGGCTAGGGCGAAGTAGTCGCCGCCTTGTCCACCGAATTCTTCGGGGAATGGCAGACCAAACAGGCCCATCTCGCCCATCTGCGCAATGACTTCATACGGGAAAGAATGCTCTTCGTCATGCTTGGCGCTTACGGGCGCCACTACCTGGTCCGCAAAGTCGCGCACCATGTCAGAGAGGTCCTGATAGTCCTCTTCAAGTTCAAGATTAGGCATGATTCTTCTCTTTCAGCTGGTTACGCGGCCGGTTCAATCCGGGCCAGGACTTGGTTCTTGCTGACTTGGTCCCCCATCGAGACCAAAATCTTGACGGTGCCGGATACTTCCGCCACCACGGCGTGCTCCATCTTCATGGCTTCCACTCCCACGAGCGTCTGACCTGCGGAAACGGCGTCGCCGTCTTGCACCGCAATGGACACCACGGCACCCGGCATCGGCGAGCGCGCCTCCGGGTCACCTGCACTGGTTTCGCGTGCCTTGGCTGCTCGGGAGCGCGCTACGGCTTGCGTGCGTGTGAGCTTACGAATTTCGAAGGTCCCGGACGTGCCGTGCGCCCAGACGGTGCTGGGGTCAGTTGGATGAGGGAGTACGACGACGCCGCTCACTTCCTGCTCCCCCGGCACGGATACTTCCACGAGGTTGTCATCAATCTCGAGAGCCAGGCGCGTGGGATAGGACGCGCCGGAGATGCGCCAACCGTCGCCGAGTTGCCACGGTGAAATCCACTCGCCGTGTGTCGACGGTGATTGGTAAGGGAACGGGGACATGGATGGGGACGTGGATGTTGACCGCAGCGAGTACGCCACCTCAGCGAGATCCTCCGGTGATATTCGTTGCCGTTCCGGCTGGCCGGCGTCGTCGATGAGCTTGGTGTTAAGGGCACCTGCCTGCACGTCTTTTCTCGCCAACAGTTGGCGCAGGAAGTCAATGTTCGTGCGCACGCCGAAGACCGTGGTGTCTGCAAGCGCGGCGTCGAGACGCTTGAGGGCTTCGCTGCGATCAGCACCCCATGAAATGAGCTTGGCAATCATGGGGTCGTAGTACGCAGAGATGGTTCCCGGGCCATCCAGCGCGCTGTCCACGCGCACGTGTTGGCTCTGCGGCGTGAGGAACTCGAAGATGTCCCCCACCGACGGCAAGAAACCACCGGCTGGATCCTCGGCATAGACCCGTGCTTCTACCGAGTGTCCTTCGATGCTCAGATCTTCTTGCTGGAAGCCGAGCGTCTCGCCTGCGGCCACGCGGACTTGCCATTCCACCAGATCCAAGCGTTGGCCGTTGGCACGGACCACTTCTTCGGTGACCGGGTGCTCCACCTGAAGGCGCGTGTTCATCTCCATGAAGAAGAACTCATTCGGCCGATCATCCGAGACCAAAAATTCCACGGTGCCAGCGCCCACATAGTTCACGGAGCGAGCGGCGTTGACGGCCGCTTCGCCAATACGGGCGCGAATCTGTGCGCCCTCGCTCAAATTCTCGAAGAGTGCCGAGGGTGCTTCTTCAATCACCTTTTGGTGGCGACGCTGCAAAGAGCATTCGCGTTCGAACAAGTACACGGTGTTTCCGTGGGTGTCCGCCATGACTTGCACTTCTATGTGGCGGGGGTTCTTGACGAGTCGTTCAATGAAGAGGGTGTCATCGCCAAAAGCTGAGGCTGCAGTGCGGCGAGCACTTGCGAGTGCCGCGGGCATGTCTTCGAGGCGATCCACCGCGAACATGCCCTTGCCGCCGCCACCGGCTGAAGGCTTAATGAGCACCGGGAAACCGATGTTTTCCGCGGCGCGCAAGAGAGCGTCGTCGTCCAATCCCGGCTCAGCGATACCCGGAACCGTTGGAACCGCGTGGGACTCGACGTGTTGCTTGGAGCGAATCTTGTCACCCATCGCGTGGAGCGATTCGATGGACGGACCGATGAAGACGATCCCAGCCTCCTCAAGTGCCCGAGCGAAGTCCACGTTTTCTGAGAGGAATCCGTAGCCAGGATGCACGGCTTCTGCACCGGACTCGAGGCATGCCTGAATGAGGGCAGGGATAGAAAGGTAGCTTTCCGTGGCGGCAGCACCACCG
Encoded here:
- a CDS encoding HpcH/HpaI aldolase/citrate lyase family protein, which translates into the protein MSSKFSLGPAMLFVPADRPERFTKAAERADAVIIDLEDAVLPEARGAAREHVVSTPLDPERTVVRVNPVGSDDFEKDLDALRRTQYRWVMLAKTESAAQTQLLAGFSVVALCETALGVTRAQEIAQAENVAALMWGSEDLVASLGGFSSQYDDGRFRGVIRYGRAAVHVAARAFGKESIDSVVLDIADHERLLGESRDAFATGYVAKACIHPGQVAVIRDGFRPSREQREWAYRVLDAAKNELGAFRFEGEMVDEVVLKRARRLAG
- a CDS encoding MaoC family dehydratase, encoding MSAPHPREPQRFVQRGLYFDELVVGDVFVHQPGRTLTEADNVLFTTLTMNTQALHLDAAYAEHQPFGQRLINSMMTLSVMVGQSVGQVTQGTLVAQLGLQDIAFPHPLFHGDTLTTQTEVVALRESSSRPGQGIATLAHTGFNQHGDVVAKASRVCLMWTKAAHEASIMGAEPKAEGS
- a CDS encoding acyl-CoA dehydrogenase family protein, which translates into the protein MPNLELEEDYQDLSDMVRDFADQVVAPVSAKHDEEHSFPYEVIAQMGEMGLFGLPFPEEFGGQGGDYFALALALEQLGRVDQSVAITLEAGVSLGAMPVYRFGTQEQKEEWLPQLTSAKALAGFGLTEPEAGSDAGGTKTTAVLRDGNWVINGRKEFITNSGTDITKLVTATAVTGETIGKDGKPKKEISTILVPTNTPGFTAEKAYNKVGWNASDTHPLSFSNVTVPEENLLGERGRGYANFLSILDEGRIAIAALATGAAQGCVDESVKYAKQRQAFGRNIGEYQAIQFKIARMQTRAHSARLAYYAAASKMLAGKPFKTEAAIAKLVAGEAAMDNARDATQVFGGYGFMNEFVVSRHYRDSKILEIGEGTTEVQLMLISRELGL
- a CDS encoding biotin carboxylase N-terminal domain-containing protein; this translates as MFSTVLVANRGEIARRVMRTLKKMGIRSVAVYSDADQDAAHVREADLAVHIGGAAATESYLSIPALIQACLESGAEAVHPGYGFLSENVDFARALEEAGIVFIGPSIESLHAMGDKIRSKQHVESHAVPTVPGIAEPGLDDDALLRAAENIGFPVLIKPSAGGGGKGMFAVDRLEDMPAALASARRTAASAFGDDTLFIERLVKNPRHIEVQVMADTHGNTVYLFERECSLQRRHQKVIEEAPSALFENLSEGAQIRARIGEAAVNAARSVNYVGAGTVEFLVSDDRPNEFFFMEMNTRLQVEHPVTEEVVRANGQRLDLVEWQVRVAAGETLGFQQEDLSIEGHSVEARVYAEDPAGGFLPSVGDIFEFLTPQSQHVRVDSALDGPGTISAYYDPMIAKLISWGADRSEALKRLDAALADTTVFGVRTNIDFLRQLLARKDVQAGALNTKLIDDAGQPERQRISPEDLAEVAYSLRSTSTSPSMSPFPYQSPSTHGEWISPWQLGDGWRISGASYPTRLALEIDDNLVEVSVPGEQEVSGVVVLPHPTDPSTVWAHGTSGTFEIRKLTRTQAVARSRAAKARETSAGDPEARSPMPGAVVSIAVQDGDAVSAGQTLVGVEAMKMEHAVVAEVSGTVKILVSMGDQVSKNQVLARIEPAA